The Solanum pennellii chromosome 11, SPENNV200 genome contains a region encoding:
- the LOC107004409 gene encoding floral homeotic protein PMADS 2-like, which produces MGRSKIKMELIEDHKKRKSTLVNRKAGLVKKISQLSILCDIKASMIISEGNYNYQIWPNDSNDVQELINLYKNQSQDGRTKRGKTLSNFFKNDEKKNNEFKVEKYPTWDSRFGYLSQKELQNLVDVVEKRIEKAKGKIESLKSMNDQDPNIGSSSFSHQQQIWDNNNLMNQTTQWPFSYVNPFTHHDNFFQANIPISGANSMGAGVDNGLLTIDDYQFNNTDYSTMIETENCLVNNGMGSSSILHPMMNNGIDSSSTMEYPFIYNGYTHMPCGFQ; this is translated from the coding sequence ATGGGaagatcaaaaatcaaaatggaACTTATTGAAGATCACAAGAAGAGGAAGTCTACTTTGGTAAATCGAAAAGCTGGCTTAGTCAAGAAAATCTCACAACTCTCAATACTTTGTGACATCAAAGCAAGCATGATCATATCTGAAggaaattataattatcaaatttgGCCAAATGATTCAAATGACGTTCAAGAGCTAATAAATCTCTACAAAAATCAGTCACAGGATGGGCGGACTAAGAGGGGTAAGACCTTGTCCAACTTCttcaaaaatgatgaaaagaaaaacaatgagTTCAAAGTAGAAAAGTATCCTACTTGGGATTCAAGATTTGGCTATTTATctcaaaaagaattacaaaatcTTGTTGATGTTGTAGAGAAAAGGATTGAGAAGGCAAAGGGAAAAATCGAATCGTTGAAGAGCATGAATGATCAAGATCCAAATATTGGAAGTTCCTCGTTTTCTCATCAACAACAAATATGGGACAACAACAACTTGATGAACCAAACTACTCAATGGCCTTTTTCTTATGTGAATCCTTTTACTCACCACGATAACTTCTTTCAAGCAAATATTCCAATTAGTGGTGCAAATTCAATGGGCGCAGGAGTGGATAATGGACTTCTTACTATCGATGATTATCAATTTAACAACACAGATTATTCTACGATGATTGAGACAGAAAATTGTTTGGTGAATAATGGAATGGGTTCAAGTTCAATACTGCATCCTATGATGAATAATGGAATTGATTCAAGTTCAACAATGGAGTACCCTTTCATATACAATGGCTATACTCATATGCCTTGTGGATTTCAGTAA